A part of Rhinoderma darwinii isolate aRhiDar2 chromosome 1, aRhiDar2.hap1, whole genome shotgun sequence genomic DNA contains:
- the LOC142659542 gene encoding uncharacterized protein LOC142659542 has product MSFNRQNRTPMTCPVCYRTQTLFSTHLRRKCMRFSSDEEIKATVALARKTLVKIASKGTAISYQEIISLGSLENVVPFLEDRGFLIINKPTVASNVQYGRPSTSASTALTVPHHTAAVEDIAAIPVPDEEMEVTLIPADPEEEVTDTPFLAQPEDPREDQHNEEGRRAHEDDSAEEESDRDFQLQLESEEESNQESGTTGNFDDRTQRILQTKWTVVTRQKMKAAGLYKRHSLDEPILKGFAYYLQHTLDVPNYKQEVENLARFLYYMNPQRPNLDFVSNIEKVNSFFTKLRDLKLANQTVFNYLKHIRRFMTYQLRATNLSAERPRLFKSCNFFMDVTEDIQKRLSKGISREVVSKRYKSLTNSMKTPPECQRLLVVAKPTFLKCLKAAKDRHMKRDTQLEIIYYLEALLILRHLQRPGVVRHMTVSEWNERITHRYLGLDLVVVGVKLHKTSTHQVATYVLTKEEEMWFNVYFEIVRPMLLKNNMPTEVFFLSTSGKEIYNVSNDILRYHTKYKLPNITSQLVRRICETWTLPNFSDSEKCLFAKYLAHTNMTAERNYREKTLTDICHGYMLVMQAGGEQPQASTSRQENIQEGGQGIQREDITSHEEAQEQDYSAKEDWSESTDRGEKESLADHDDDDDDDDWTSRAQVPSSLFIRTRSRAQRQRGEGSSSGADVTSRDTSLSAIKRVPVVLLRRIDRLLQDHLPEEDKIKRTLGHQLWGKNHPRVKDILDQWKKK; this is encoded by the exons ATGTCTTTCAACAGGCAAAACAGAACTCCTATGACATGCCCAGTATGTTACCGTACACAGACATTATTCTCTACACATCTGAGGAGAAAGTGTATGAGGTTCAGCAGCGATGAGGAGATAAAAGCCACTGTGGCATTGGCCAGGAAAACCCTGGTGAAAATTGCATCTAAGGGCACTGCAATCAGTTACCAAGAGATCATCTCTCTTGGCTCATTGGAAAACGTTGTCCCCTTCCTCGAGGACAGGGGCTTTTTGATCATTAACAAACCAACTGTGGCCAG caaTGTACAATATGGAAGACCATCAACCTCTGCATCAACTGCCCTTACTGTGCCACATCACACAGCGGCTGTAGAGGATATTGCAGCCATACCAGTCCCTGATGAGGAAATGGAGGTCACACTGATCCCTGCAGATCCTGAGGAAGAAGTTACAGACACACCATTCCTTGCACAGCCTGAAGACCCGAGGGAAGACCAACACAATGAAGAAGGCAGAAGAGCACATGAAGATGACAGCGCAGAGGAGGAAAGTGATAGAGACTTTCAGCTTCAACTAGAGTCTGAGGAAGAATCCAATCAAGAAAGCGGAACTACAGGAAACTTTGATGACAGGACACAGAG AATCCTACAGACAAAATGGACGGTGGTCACAAGACAGAAGATGAAGGCTGCTGGACTATACAAGCGACATTCATTGGACGAACCAATACTGAAGGGCTTTGCCTACTATTTGCAGCACACATTGGATGTGCCCAACTACAAGCAGGAGGTTGAAAATTTGGCAAGGTTCCTTTATTACATGAACCCGCAGCGTCCCAATCTGGACTTTGTCAGCAACATTGAGAAGGTTAACTCCTTTTTTACAAAGCTGCGTGACCTGAAGCTTGCAAACCAGACTGTCTTTAATTACCTAAAACATATCAGGAGGTTCATGACGTATCAGCTGAGAGCGACCAATCTCTCTGCAGAAAGACCAAGGCTGTTTAAGTCCTGCAACTTCTTTATGGATGTTACAGAGGACATTCAAAAGAGGCTATCTAAGGGAATTTCAAGAGAAGTTGTCAGCAAACG ATAcaagtcattgacaaattctatgAAAACACCCCCGGAATGTCAGAGGCTTTTAGTTGTGGCAAAGCCAACCTTCCTGAAATGCCTCAAAGCTGCAAAAGACAGACACATGAAGCGAGACACTCAACTTGAAATTATTTATTATCTTGAGGCCCTGCTTATTTTGAGGCATCTCCAACGGCCAGGTGTTGTCAGACATATGACT GTTTCAGAGTGGAATGAGAGGATCACTCACAGATATTTGGGTTTAGACCTGGTAGTTGTTGGGGTCAAGTTACACAAGACCTCTACACACCAAGTGGCAACCTATGTGCTAACAAAGGAGGAAGAAATG TGGTTTAATGTCTACTTTGAGATAGTAAGACCAATGCTGCTAAAGAACAACATGCCAACAGAAGTATTTTTCCTCTCTACATCTGGAAAGGAGATTTATAATGTTTCCAATGACATCCTGCGGTACCACACAAA ATATAAACTACCCAACATCACCAGTCAGCTTGTCAGGAGGATTTGCGAAACTTGGACTCTCCCTAATTTTTCTGACTCTGAAAAGTGTCTTTTTGCCAAATATTTGGCACACACCAACATGACAGCGGAAAGAAACTATCGTGAGAAGACACTGACGGACATATGCCATGGTTATATGCTGGTAATGCAAGCCGGTGGTGAGCAGCCCCAAGCCAGCACTTCAAG ACAAGAGAACATTCAGGAAGGAGGCCAGGGAATCCAAAGAGAAGATATCACATCCCACGAAGAAGCCCAGGAACAAGATTACAGTGCCAAAGAGGACTGGAGTGAATCAACTGACCGAGGAGAAAAAGAAAGCTTGGCtgatcatgatgatgatgatgatgatgatgattggacttcaag AGCACAAGTACCATCCTCATTGTTCATCCGAACACGGTCCAGGGCACAGAGGCAGAGAGGGGAAGGGAGCTCCTCTgg GGCTGACGTGACGTCGAGGGATACATCACTATCTGCAATCAAAAGAGTCCCTGTTGTTCTGCTCAGGCGCATCGATA GATTGCTTCAAGACCACCTGCCGGAAGAAGACAAAATAAAGAGGACTTTAGGACATCAGCTCTGGGGAAAAAACCATCCAAGAGTAAAAGACATTTTGGACCAATGGAAGAAGAAATAA